In a single window of the Methanobrevibacter sp. genome:
- the sucD gene encoding succinate--CoA ligase subunit alpha: protein MILLNEDTKCLVQGITGKQGSFHTEQMLNYNTNIVAGITPGKGGQKFLNQVPIFNSINEAKEVCDINASIIFVPARFAKDAAFEAIRNLDLVVIISEHIPVHDSMKIMEYAKQMGTTVIGPNTPGIISPGVGKLGIMPTHIFKEGRVGLISRSGTLTYEIASELTNAGIGQSTAVGIGGDPVTGDNYVDILKRFEKDDNTDAVVLIGEIGGTAEERAGTYIAEEMSKPVVSYIAGRTAPPGKRMGHAGAIIQGTSGTVESKTKALNAAGVEVAVKPSEIVDLLKKVM from the coding sequence ATGATTTTATTAAATGAAGATACAAAATGTTTAGTTCAAGGAATAACAGGTAAACAGGGTTCCTTCCATACAGAACAAATGTTAAACTATAATACCAATATTGTTGCTGGAATAACCCCTGGAAAGGGTGGTCAAAAATTTTTAAACCAAGTTCCAATTTTTAATTCAATAAACGAGGCAAAAGAAGTTTGCGATATTAATGCTTCAATCATCTTTGTTCCTGCAAGATTTGCAAAAGATGCCGCATTTGAAGCAATAAGAAACTTGGATTTGGTTGTCATCATTTCTGAACACATACCTGTCCATGACAGTATGAAAATCATGGAATATGCAAAGCAAATGGGAACTACAGTTATCGGTCCAAACACTCCTGGAATCATATCTCCAGGTGTTGGAAAATTAGGTATTATGCCTACCCACATTTTTAAAGAAGGCAGGGTAGGGTTAATTTCAAGAAGCGGTACATTAACTTATGAAATTGCAAGCGAACTTACAAATGCAGGTATCGGTCAAAGTACTGCTGTAGGTATCGGAGGAGACCCGGTTACCGGGGATAATTATGTTGATATCTTAAAAAGATTTGAAAAGGATGATAATACTGATGCTGTTGTTTTAATTGGTGAAATTGGAGGAACTGCAGAAGAAAGAGCAGGAACATATATTGCAGAGGAAATGTCAAAACCTGTTGTATCTTACATAGCTGGAAGAACCGCACCGCCTGGAAAAAGAATGGGGCATGCAGGAGCGATTATTCAGGGAACTTCCGGCACTGTTGAAAGTAAAACCAAAGCTTTAAATGCAGCAGGTGTTGAAGTGGCTGTAAAACCGTCTGAAATTGTAGATTTACTTAAAAAGGTTATGTAA
- the aroD gene encoding type I 3-dehydroquinate dehydratase, whose translation MYSQTKIAIPIFQKNCKDVIEVANDCIDKGADILEFRIDALENPKISEIKSAIDEINFPIIATNRIQSEGGSFRGTEEERFNILYECCDIVDYVDIELQSKDEYINKIHDTGVTTIISYHDFEKTPNLNEITYIVEKEQELGDIAKVAFMPQNLEDTLTILAVLSHCENTIAISMGELGSYTRVMASKFNSPITFAAGTDVTAPGQIDIETMKVLLNMDLNILDE comes from the coding sequence ATGTATTCACAAACAAAAATCGCAATTCCAATTTTTCAAAAAAATTGCAAGGACGTAATCGAAGTAGCAAATGATTGTATTGACAAGGGCGCGGATATTTTAGAATTTAGAATTGACGCTCTGGAAAACCCTAAAATAAGTGAAATTAAAAGTGCAATTGATGAAATTAACTTCCCTATAATAGCTACAAATAGAATTCAAAGTGAAGGCGGGTCTTTTAGGGGAACTGAAGAAGAAAGATTCAATATATTATATGAATGCTGTGATATTGTCGATTATGTAGATATTGAACTGCAAAGTAAAGATGAATACATAAATAAAATTCATGACACCGGAGTTACAACAATTATCTCCTATCATGATTTTGAAAAAACACCTAATTTAAATGAAATAACCTATATTGTTGAAAAAGAGCAGGAACTTGGAGATATTGCAAAGGTTGCATTTATGCCACAGAATCTTGAAGACACTTTAACAATCCTGGCTGTTCTTTCCCATTGTGAAAACACGATTGCAATATCCATGGGAGAATTAGGAAGCTATACAAGAGTCATGGCATCAAAATTTAATTCTCCGATTACTTTTGCTGCAGGAACTGATGTGACTGCTCCCGGACAAATCGACATTGAAACTATGAAAGTACTGCTTAATATGGATTTAAATATATTAGATGAGTGA
- a CDS encoding S24/S26 family peptidase → MVKKIILASIIIIIFVISGIFLLNENTVNVYLDGENISVETKTLDNVDTHNLNKAICNYTLNVMNNSTANVETLKNGVSNLCRDYGLKNSKINIDSSLGPDQIPIKVYVNGTSMLPTLQDGQYALVNKTHDIEIGDIVVARSDEYGEVIKRVDQINGDNVHLVSDNKNISYEYINGYLYQIKGITTWVELSDIQGVVIDY, encoded by the coding sequence ATGGTTAAAAAAATCATTTTAGCTTCAATAATAATAATTATTTTTGTGATTTCAGGTATTTTTTTATTAAATGAAAATACGGTAAACGTTTACCTTGACGGGGAAAATATCAGCGTTGAAACTAAGACACTGGACAATGTTGACACACACAACCTAAACAAGGCAATTTGCAATTACACATTAAATGTTATGAACAATTCGACAGCTAATGTTGAAACTTTAAAAAATGGCGTTTCAAACCTTTGCAGAGATTACGGCCTTAAGAATTCCAAAATAAATATTGATTCAAGTTTGGGACCAGACCAAATTCCAATTAAGGTTTATGTTAACGGAACATCCATGCTTCCTACACTGCAAGACGGACAATACGCTTTAGTAAATAAGACCCATGATATTGAGATTGGAGATATCGTAGTTGCCCGGTCTGATGAATATGGCGAAGTCATAAAAAGAGTTGATCAGATAAATGGAGACAATGTGCATTTAGTCAGCGACAATAAAAACATTTCCTATGAATACATTAACGGATATCTCTATCAGATTAAAGGAATAACAACATGGGTTGAACTTTCTGACATTCAGGGAGTTGTTATTGATTATTAA
- a CDS encoding EF-hand domain-containing protein: protein MRKLMIMFLLLVLVSPCYSINADGDTLKGLYTSQMDENDFKQFDFVYIKVYSDLNYSEIKNMMGEDFKKGDSDNDGILSFDEFSDAFKLNYGYYLDILNPYNETSDYDFFMDVDSNNDNVIDFNEFSQHSYIFAEDSFWEGYSIEEMCDSEFARADNNGNEYLNYREFKLVI from the coding sequence ATGAGAAAACTTATGATAATGTTTTTATTGCTGGTTTTAGTCTCACCATGTTATTCAATAAATGCAGATGGGGATACTTTAAAAGGGCTTTACACTAGTCAAATGGATGAAAACGATTTTAAACAATTTGATTTTGTTTACATTAAAGTATATTCTGATTTGAATTATAGCGAAATTAAAAATATGATGGGGGAAGATTTTAAAAAGGGTGATTCGGATAATGATGGAATATTGTCCTTTGATGAGTTTAGTGATGCATTTAAACTGAATTATGGATATTATTTGGACATACTCAATCCTTATAATGAAACTTCAGATTATGATTTTTTTATGGATGTTGATTCAAACAATGATAATGTAATTGACTTTAATGAATTCTCTCAACATAGCTATATATTTGCTGAAGATTCTTTTTGGGAGGGCTATTCCATCGAAGAAATGTGTGACAGTGAATTTGCTAGAGCAGATAATAACGGCAATGAATATCTAAATTATAGGGAATTCAAACTAGTAATCTAA
- a CDS encoding P-II family nitrogen regulator, with protein MKRIIAIIRQEKFEDVKKELLKEGCEGMTVSEVKGRGSQRGIKESYRGSNFCIDLIPKTRVEIVVKDESVDLIIDAIIKGARTGNIGDGKIFIQPVENVIRIRTGEMGDDAV; from the coding sequence ATGAAACGTATTATTGCAATTATCAGACAGGAAAAATTTGAGGACGTTAAAAAAGAACTGTTAAAAGAAGGCTGTGAAGGCATGACAGTTTCTGAAGTTAAAGGAAGGGGAAGTCAAAGAGGAATTAAAGAGTCCTATAGAGGTTCAAACTTCTGCATTGATCTGATTCCAAAAACACGTGTGGAAATAGTTGTAAAAGATGAAAGTGTTGATTTAATCATTGACGCAATTATAAAAGGTGCCCGCACAGGAAATATAGGTGATGGAAAAATCTTCATACAGCCTGTTGAAAATGTAATCAGAATCAGGACAGGTGAAATGGGCGACGATGCAGTCTGA
- a CDS encoding ammonium transporter, whose translation MVMFNGGDTAWVLVCTLLVLLMSIPAVAFFYGGLSKRKNVLNTIFLTFIAFSIVSIIWVVFGYQFAFGADVYGLIGSPTNFFLQGIGLDDLTGTIPTLLFVMFQCAFAGITCTIMSGALVGRMKTKAWVIFTILWICLVYVPIAHWVWGGGWLMQMGALDFAGGAVVHINSGISALAVALVLGKRKNPSLIPHNLGYAVLGAALLWFGWMGFNGGSGLAANGLAANAIIVSNVAAAMGLIVWTVIDTLTIGKPTVLGAISGAIAGLVGITPAAGFVDVFGALIIGAVAPIVSYFAINYLKPKLGYDDALDAWGIHGMSGVWGAIATGIFALPAINGAAGLIAGNANQVVIQIISVITTIAYAFTVSYILAKVLDKTMDGIRVDEDEEIGGLDSNLHKESAYNFNS comes from the coding sequence ATGGTCATGTTTAATGGTGGTGATACTGCATGGGTTCTCGTTTGTACACTTCTCGTACTTTTAATGAGCATTCCTGCAGTAGCATTTTTTTATGGAGGATTAAGCAAACGTAAAAATGTTTTAAATACAATTTTTTTAACATTTATTGCTTTTTCAATTGTTAGTATAATTTGGGTTGTATTTGGTTACCAGTTTGCATTTGGAGCTGACGTTTATGGATTAATAGGATCTCCAACCAATTTCTTCTTACAGGGAATTGGGCTTGACGACTTAACAGGAACTATACCTACATTATTATTTGTCATGTTCCAGTGTGCATTTGCAGGAATAACATGTACAATCATGTCCGGTGCTTTAGTTGGAAGAATGAAAACAAAAGCTTGGGTAATCTTTACAATATTGTGGATCTGTCTTGTTTATGTCCCTATTGCCCATTGGGTATGGGGAGGAGGATGGTTAATGCAGATGGGAGCACTTGATTTTGCAGGAGGTGCTGTAGTTCATATTAACTCCGGTATTTCTGCATTGGCTGTTGCATTAGTATTAGGAAAAAGAAAAAACCCTTCATTAATTCCTCACAACTTAGGATATGCAGTTTTAGGTGCAGCATTACTTTGGTTTGGATGGATGGGATTCAACGGAGGATCCGGTCTTGCAGCAAACGGACTTGCAGCTAATGCAATTATAGTCTCAAATGTTGCAGCTGCAATGGGTCTTATTGTTTGGACAGTAATTGATACACTTACAATAGGAAAACCTACTGTGTTAGGTGCAATTTCCGGTGCAATTGCAGGTCTCGTTGGTATTACTCCTGCAGCAGGATTTGTTGATGTATTTGGAGCATTAATTATTGGTGCTGTAGCTCCAATCGTATCATACTTCGCGATTAACTATCTAAAACCAAAACTCGGTTATGATGACGCATTAGATGCATGGGGCATTCACGGAATGTCCGGTGTATGGGGAGCAATAGCTACAGGTATATTTGCACTTCCAGCAATCAATGGTGCTGCAGGTTTAATTGCAGGTAATGCAAACCAAGTTGTAATACAAATAATAAGTGTAATAACCACTATAGCTTATGCATTCACAGTTAGCTACATACTTGCAAAAGTTTTAGATAAAACTATGGATGGTATAAGAGTTGATGAAGATGAAGAAATCGGAGGATTAGACTCCAACCTTCACAAAGAATCTGCATATAACTTTAATTCATAA